The Scleropages formosus chromosome 20, fSclFor1.1, whole genome shotgun sequence genomic interval CATGTGTAACATTACTGATGCATGTGCAATGACAGGACTTTGCATTGGGTTTCTTTACAGGGAGACACTCAGCACCAAACTGAGCtatcaaaaacaaacattgcacTGCCCACCTAATTCTGAAAGATTatccttcatttagctgatacctttggcAAAGGTGATTTCCACTGTTAGATAATCAACatcacaatgatttacttatttataaagTTCGGCATTCTTATTGTACAGAATCATACTAAGTACGGCTTGATCTAGTGCAGCAGAGCCAGCGCACCAATGATTTAAccatctatatacagtatagattTGGAAAACTCTAATACtatcaaaaaaagaaagggaagacTACATTATCACTATTAAGCTTAAAACcacatctttaaaaatttccttttttttaaaaaaaaggaacttaACTCTAAAGCATGTGGTACACGGAGCTCATAAGGTTATATTTCAAACAACTCATATCCATGACATTCTTAGTATGAGACTTTTACTGACACAAAGGCACATGCTGTCACCACACTATACCAGTGTAATCTCCTACAGATTTAACCCATTTCTTGTCTATACTGACAAAAATCCCCTTTATTCAGGGTTCCCTCCCTCGACATGTGATcgtgaaatttaaaaagaaaattaaacacaatttcattcattgtttaagtaaaaaaaaaaattttaaataaataataataatattgtaaaaTGAATGGCTGCTGTGAGCTTGTGTCTTACAGCTACTGAACTGCGTgactggacatgggttcgatccccattcaaagtctgcatgttctccctcctTGCGTTGACCTGGGGTTCCTCCCATAGCCCAGACAGTACATGTGTGTCTGCAGACTCCAAATTGCCTGTAGCCTTTGTGtggagagcgagaaagagagaggggtatttccctgcgatggactggccctCCGTCCAGGGTGTAGACGCATAGGACATAGTATATGCCTCAGTCTGAAATCATGGAATTCGCATAACCGCGACGCTGCACCAGTTCAGGCGGCTATACCGTACGGATGGGGATGGTCAATTTGTTTTAAGTTGTAAAGAACGaagtaaaaatgtacattagGAAATACGAAAACAACATGATGAGGTAAGGTTAACTTAAGGACTGCTCCTTCCGAAAGACGCGCCGCTGCAGGCACTGTCTGAGGCAGCGCTACTCACTCGGTGATCCTGTTGGCCAGCTCGGTACACGCCGCCGTCGAGTTGGCCGAGAAGACGCGGTAGCCGCTCTTGCCCACGTTCATGGCGGGACGGAAACTGTGGGCCCGCTTGGACGGCCGGGGACGAGAGAAAAGAGAGCCGTGAGGCCCCGGCATCCTGCGGTGCATGTGTGCCCGgccgtttcccccccccctcctcgcGCTAACAAAAGCAGCAGAGCCTCCGCTCCGGGAGCAGCTTAAGATTCTTAGACTAAGAAAGAGGCTCCGCGCGCAGAGCTGGTTGTCTAGTCGTGTGTGTCGGCGCGAGCGCACAACTAACTTGTCTTAACTGGTCTGGTTCAGTGAACTGCGGGGCTCGGGCACACACGACATTCCCAAgtactacacacacagacagagagcaaACATGCGCTTCTACATGCGTTAATGTTACAATGTCGACACAGAGGTGGtacagtgagtgagtcagtcgCGACACTAGCCAACCACAACTGGTCAGCGGACCTTACTTAATAATGACTTTTTCACTTACAAGttttaaattctctttttttatccTCGCTACCCCCGGTCAAGTCGAGGTTACTGCTGCTTTGGCGATGGTAGCTAGAGTTGCCTTCCCTAATTCTCTAACAGATTATACCGATGATGATGAGGCAAATGGTTATCTAACGCTTTCAAAAATGACACTGCGGCTGAACGCTTCGCTTGTACTAGTAAAATAACGAAAATTAATTGGTGCACAAGCGGCCGTCGTTACGAGTGAGCTGGTCGGACGTGTCACTCAACAACCGCAAAATCATTCATCAAAACAACTTTGCTAGACAATGCCTTACGTCATTGAAAACAGTAAACTAAACCTTCACAAAGTCATAACCTGCTGTCGCTTTTAATCTGAGGTTATCGGACTGGTTATTCAGCCGGTCCAACAACAGTACGTAGTTACAAGAAGAAGCGCGACATTACACTCCAACGATTAGCTTATTACCTCCGTGACCCTACGTGAAATCtaaacagctgtttgtttctACTAAACTAGTCCGTACAGGGAACTAAGTTAAACAATGGAGGTAGAGTTAGTTCGTCTCGGccggaaagaaaaaaaggacacgAATCACAACTGTAAACAGTCAGAACCACGAGCGTCCTCCGCCTCTCGCGCTACTGAGAACTTCGTTGCAATGCGGTCGACGTGAGGACTTCTCGGGTTCGTTCGCCGAATGACCCCCGGGCTGTGATTGACAGTCAAACAGACCAATCACAGTGATGAAACTGAGAGCAAGTGGGCAAGCTGGGAATACTTCTTCGGTTGGTTATCCGGATGACCCCCGAGCCTTGACTGACAGTGAAAGAAACCAACCACAGTAGTGGAATCAGGAGCAGGTGGCCAATCGATGAAGGGTTCTCGCGTTAATACGCCGCATAAACCAATGTTGTGATTGTCAGCTAAGTAATCCAATGAGAGTGGTGTATTTGGAAGCGGGTGGGCGGTCCAATATGAAAGTTTATCCATTCGGGTAACTTATTCGTGGTAACTAAAGGTCATATATTTGAAGCGCTCAATAGGCTTCTGCTTTTATGTGTCCTTGTAGCTCTCTAGTGTTAGCTAATaaagttataaataataaataaaaatttacattatgcGAAGATATCCTTTTGTAAAGCGTTGTTATAAACTGTAGTGTTGATACTTTTTAAGCTATAGTATATAGATACTGATATTAATATgttcatatatttatatcagTAATATCTATATAAATTATATCTTAAGAATACTACGTACAAATCAGCACGAACGagtttaaaaatgcaagaaCTTGTTTCACCAGAATCGTGGCGAGAAATCGTTGTTTTCTGTTAACTACACAAAATGGACCGGTAGCAAAGATATGTTCAtcatttgtccatccatccagccatccatcttCTTACTCGCTTGTGTCTTTAGAGTCCtgctgacagcagagaggcctAGACGCCCCCTGTCCCTCataacttcctccagctcagccagaaggatccccagccattcccaggccaactgtgagatataatccctccagtgggccctgggctgacctcggggcctagtcccagttggccgtgcccagtatacctccaaagggaggtgcccagggggcatccttaccagatgcccgaaccacctcaaccgggtcctctcaatgtggaggagtagcggctctactctcgagttcctcccggatgtccgaactcctcaccctatcacggagagtgagtccaacaccctgcagagaaaactaatttcagcagcttgtatccacgatcttattctttcggtcttattgatcatttaatttaaaataaacaaaacacctGTTTGCTcgtaaaaatacatttcctggCTGAAAGATACACATACTAACaggtaaaatgtgatttatataaaatcattttatataaatcacattttaaaaatgtctgaaaattcAGACATTTTAAGAATGTCTGAATTTACATGTGCATATCTAGCtgagcctctttttttttccagtccttgccacttttaaaataaacaagctATCAAACTACAGTAAAGGTACATATAATTTATTGTACACTGACATTGCTGAACATTAATATCACTATGGCAAAAATGTAAGTGAGCAGTTCTGCTTCTATCAGTAGCGGAGAAACATGGCTTCTCTCTTACTGCCTGACAAAGGTTTTTCTTCATGGTTGCTAGAGCCCTTATGCAACAGTGCGGCAacttgaaaaacacagctttcaTACAAGGTTCCTACAGACATGCTCAAAAAAAGTCCTTTCTCATATCAAACCAACTCTATTTTGCAAAGCTACTCCTAGTTGGCTAGATCCACTCATTTGGAAAGACTCGGTGATACTCTGTCCTGTAGTTCCATTAGAGTCTGCTCCTTTATCCTGCTGCGTCTCAGCTTTTGAGAACCTTCTCTTTGAGCAAGTCAAGGATGACCTGCCTCTCTTGGCTCTCCAACTCAAAGCGCCGTTCCCGCTCTTTCCTCTCTGCACCCAGTCTCTCCCTCTCCAGGGCAATCTTGCTCCTCTGGATCTCAAGCTCCTCACGCCGCAAGGCCATTTCCTCTTCCCGCAAGCGCTGCTCTGCCTCTGAGCGCTTTTCCAGGAAGCTTAGGATTTCAGAGTAGGTCTGGCAGCAGCACTGGCATGGTCGCTTGGCTGTGGGAGCCGCCAGGTCCACCAGTTCTTCCTGTTCCTCTGGGTCTGGAGTGGGGGCCACTGGAGTGGCAAAGTACAGAATGGATTTATGAAAAACTACCATTAACAGTATTGGGTTATACTGTGTCATATCACAGTCATCTTTAATCTTGAAGGATAGGTCACAGGCACAACTGCTGACTCCACCATAATTTATATTTGtacttttgaaatatattttggtCTCTACCATCAAACAAATTTCTTAAGTAAGGTAATAAAATCCCGTGCTCCCAGTCTCCTCACCTGCAGGAGGGACTGTCTGGTTGGCGATCACACTGGGCTTGTCCGGTTCTGCTAGTGAGAGCTCCTCAATTGCTCTCTTCCGAAGTTCTTCATCTTGGTACTTGCTCTCACCACTCCCTTGAAGGCCCTTCTCCGCCTCCAACTCCAGAACTTCATGTAGAAGGTCTTCCTTCTGAGCGTACAGCCTTTCAGTTCCAAACCTGGAAGTAGAAAGGAAGGGCTTATTCACTGGTTCACCAAAATAAGATGTGATTTATTCAATGTATTAGATATATATAAAAGTCTTATTTTTGTATACTGTTACTTTAGCACTtacactgctgcttgaaagtgtgtgaaccccttgtgtcccttggttttaccacgaaagggttatttaatgagaagtctttctcatgtgacataggtgtgtaattaccaatttCACATATTGGTTTGgaggaaatcatgcatgtagtgaagtagtgcaggtgcaaatataaataaaacccCAAGTTCCATTGGTTAAACAAAGTAGGTAAGGTAGAACCAGTTGTGcaaatcaatcatttattcactttataagtttattttaagatgtagatactatacatttatattaatattttatacaagaataattacCATCCCTGTAGGATTCCCATACTTTCCAGAAGCACTGTATATTGGGATGACAACTATGTGGATTAATGAACCAATTTGATAAATATTCAGACACTAAGAAAATTCCACTGTTCATATGAGGTAACTTTGTGAGGTACTGTATACATGACAGGGCTAGAGTTAACGAATATAATTAAGTAtagtgaatattaaaataaattgtgagTGTTGATGATAGCCTTCCAAATCACAATAAATACCACACACTACCCTGTGCTGTTTTCAAGCTCTCCAGTCTTGTTTTACAGACACTTGCATCCAGGACAAGTTAATTAATGCCAAACGGGTGTTTATAGTAAGCAAAACAATTATTCTATGCATTCCCATACACAGCTCCCCTTATACACTCTTCCAGTGATAAACGCATGGAAGCTGAAGTCCAGGCCATACGGAGCTTCCTAACCTGCGGAGGCTGGCAAAGTCCTGCTTTTTATAATAATCCAGCAGCAGGGAGGTCCTCTCACGGCAGCGCCTGGCGTCCACCTCAAAGCTCTCATCCTGCAGGGCCGCCGTGATTATTTCGCCCACCTTGGCCCAAATTCGGCCTGGTTCCTTGGAGGCAAAGGGGTTCTGGGCAATGACCTCCCGTAGCAGCAGGATATCATGGCGGGCCGAGAAGCGCACCTGTCTCTTGCGTGGCGTGGAGGAAAGGCCAGCAATAGAGAAACCTGTGGGCGGAGAAAGGGACAGACGATGGGGGAGACTCAGAACTGCCCGAGCCCCCAAACTCATAAATAGAGAGGCAAAGAATAAACAGGAAACAAAGGTcatcaaatatgaaaaatactcATACTGAAAGTCTAGAACAAAAGGTTATTGTGTGCACATAATAACTTAGTTTACTGGAGGTTCAAAACTCTATTCTGCtattcttttatgttttatatttagctCATATGTGTAACATCATTCtgttggtttttgttttgactttttctttGTATCAGTTTAGTATAATAGTTAACAGTTGGTCATTTCAATgcagcaattcagaataagtgcCTTTGTCAGGGTTAATACTTCATTTCGCTGGTCTTGGAACAGGCAACCTTCAAGTGACACAATCAATGCAACACCGTGCAACAAGCTATCCTAATCCAAAACGattttttaagaataaatggtatttttattaaaaaaaaaaaaaaaaaaaaaaacttgtttttctgaCATTATTTTCATCCAACAGGAAAAGAGACGAATCGCTAAGCTGTTAACACAGGTGCGCGCGAGCGAGGGCCCGCAGCACTGGCGCTgacgagcgcgcgcgcacacgcgggCGTGTCAGCATTATGCACGAGCGCTCAGCGAATCAGCGCACGTCCGTATTTCGGGACCGGAGCTTAAAAAGTCGCAGAACGAGACGCACAAACACGCGCCGCCCTCGTTCTGCgaaaaaaaaggctgcaaaCGGCAAACGTTAAGCAACGCTGCGGCGCTCGCACTGCGCACGCAGGACAGTCAGCACTTCGTGTTGCGCGCGCGCGGTTGTTGGACCCGCGCGAAAACTGCAGCCGACTAAGCGGCACGTTTGCCTGTGTAATTATTTATATGACATGAAATATCAAATCGTATTCGTGTCAGACGTTAGTGTTCATGTCGGGGGTCTTACCGCCGTTGTTGGGCATCTCCGCTACACGTTCCATGTCTCCTCGTATGCGGGGTCAGCTGATACGCAGGAACTGCTGAGGTCACAGTACACGTCCGCTCACCAGTACAGGTTACGTTCTGACGTGTAACTCAACTTCTCAGGAAATCTGGCAAAAGTGGAGATGTAATGGGGTGCGTGTCCTCGGagtgtccagcagggggcaacACAAGCCAGGGTCCACTTTCAACGAAACGCTCTAGTACCGTACAGAGTAGGAAGGAGAACGTGTCCAGCTTACACtactttttttacacacacagcaaataaACTGCTAATATTCGTATACAGGGCTTCTTGATTGTACAACGCTAAAGCATCACTAATATTACCTAAAAGTCATGTCATCAAATCATCTTTGATTACTTAATATGTTACCAATACTGGTTATAtctacagtgtgtgtatactgtatatgacatGTTTATGACGACAACAAACACGAGGCTTGAGGAAGAGCGCgctcttctgaaaaaaaaagaacccggATCCTTCATCTTTCGTCCTCGCGCTACCCCCTTAACCAATCACAGCACTCTTTACATCTCGAGCATGGCATTATCACAAAACTTAAAATAGTAGGTTTTATCATTTCCTAAAGGAGTTAATATTAATTCAGTTAGCTGAAAACTTTAAGAACATCAGtgctcattgtgtgtgtgtgcgcgcgtgcttATACAGATATTTGAATGCGGCGACTTCATTACTACTAGTGCTGTGAACGACGACGTAGAAGCGAACAACAAACACGTAACTTGTACTCCCATATACACAGCATTATcttcaaattaaaaattgttatcGTAAAggacaataatttaaaaacacatttttaaatttaaatttagaatATGCCCCTCTAAATGCAACATTTCTGTGTTATTAAAGTGTCTTACTGGGAGAAATGGACACAAGGTGAAGGTGCGAAGTATCTGTGAAACAGTCACACTATCGGACCATCTGTACGTGTGCTGGGTACCAGAAGCAGTctcacaatatatatatatatatatatatatatatatataaatcattatattaaaatatgttaaaaatcatctttcttcagaaaatgtgctgaaagtgtacttttatattacttttattatctgaATAACGGTAATAACATGTAGTGAGGTTTTGCAGCAATTCATAGATATAAATAAAGGCAAAAGATTTAACAATCACTTGTGCAAAAGTAATGATGAGTAAAGTACTCATGACAGtaggcctgttttttttcccccctttcttaTTACAGTTCCGATGTCACAAAGGCCAAACTCCTTTTGTTATCCGTCAACATGGGGAAGATCAGAGGATATACAATGAGAAAAATTAGAGAAAGGTTGTTTCATAAGTCTTTCAAAAAAATCGGGCAGTAACTCTTTGAAAATTCCAACATTCGCTATTATGGTAATAATTAAGAAGTTTAAAAAGAGTGGTCACAAGTGTATTTTGTCTCCACACTCAGTGAAAAGGACGGTTCAAGGGGCAAGTATCTACAAGGTTCACGGGATTCACAGCCGGAGAAAGCAGAAGTCGGTTGCACCCTGAGGTTACCAAGTACCCAAAACTACAATTAGATGCCACCTCCAAGCCAACCAGCTATTTGGAAGGCTCTCCAAATGAACACCTCTGCCCTAAAATTATACATCGCAACTGGAATTTTGATTAGATTCTTTGTTCAGAGCTTTTTGGCAACAAACACCAGAGGTGGGTTTGGTGTATAAAGAGTTGAGGCCATGGAGAAACGAGCCTGATCCCTGCTGTGAATTATGGTGGTGGATCTGTGCTGCCATGTGgctgtttttcttccaaaagTGCTGGGAAGCTTGTCAGGATATTCAGCATCAAGGATtccataaaatacaaaaatattagaTCAAAATGTGACTGCTTCTGCCATGGTTCATCATGAGTCCCCTGGCATGAACCTGTTGGATGAGCCGAAGAAAAGAGCCCACAAGTGAAGACCAAGGACTCTGAAGGATCTGGAGAGATTCTGTTATGAGTTAATATCTCTGATCCCTTGCTGTTTTTTCTCCCAACTCATCAAACATTAGGGACTCAAAGCTGTTATCTCAACAACACGCAGTGATACTAATAATCTTTTTCAggataaaaatgattttgtgtttttatcacaataaataatataattttctcATATTGCTGAGCAGGTTCAAAATTCTGAGCACAGGACACatttcataaaacacaaactgaactTAATCCggcattttttgcttttctttatcaAGAGTGCCAATAATTTCGGGGAGTACAGAAGATAAAGATGATTCTTTGTACCTTATAGGCTGTTAAACTGCCTAAATTACTATCATATGACCTGTCTTTGATTGTCAGACCATAGTTTTACAATAGCAATGTtggcaaacaaaacaaataaaacatggaaTGCCCAGTGTGGTATGAAGTGCAGTACtgcatacccacacacacacacacacacacacacacacacactgtctgaagccgcttgtcccaagtgggatcacgccgagctagagcctaacccggcgacacagggcgcagggctggagggggaggggacacacccaagacaggactccaatccatcacaaggcacctcaagcaggactcgaacctcagacccaccagagagcgggacctggccaagcctgctgcaccaccccacccctgcATACCTGTAATATGCTAATTAGAAGGGCATTATGGGCAACTGAATTTTTTCCAGTTGTAACACTTACACTACAACATTGGGTTTAtgtgtaactgtaaatgtatgtcaGATGGATATTTGTTGACCTACTGTACCATAACATGAAATGATGTGCTactattaaaatttttaaaaatttcagtaaTCCAATTGCTTTTTCATAGTAGAATAATTAGAGGTAATGCAGGTTTTCAGCAGGTTTTGTTACTTCTCTGCTTCATAACAAAATTTAACATTATGTTTTTTCACACGTCACCAAGAGCAGGATTTTACTTGGACCATAACTGGAGCTTGACAActcccaaacacacaaacacaggtgcACATACACTCCCCTTCATGTAAACTGAGCGCAGCTCatttgtttcctcccaccacACTACCAGGGCCATCAGATGACTTTAATACCCGCTAGTGGTGCTGTGCCCTGCTCCTCTGGGCTACATAATAGCCGAATTTTACTGTGGTATAAATAATAACTGTAGCCTAATTAATCATAATGATAGGCTTTCATCTATTAGTCTGAGGAGTCCATGCTGCTCTGAAAGAACATTTGCGGATGTGTTTTGTTAATTGAAGATGacaacatgtttatttatgaCTTCCGTAGCATTACAGCAGCATGAAACGGAAAAGTTTACTGACTCACTACCTGTTTGTCCCAGTGTAGacagtcattttcatttgtgccATTTTAAATCATACAGTTAAGCAGAGTTTGCAGGAGATTCTTGCATGAGTTTTGTCTGTTCTTATTTACTTGTATTTTCAGGAACATAGAGGTACTATTTTAGTACAGTATTAATTTGTGTTGCTTAGATAGTGCAGAAAAGTGTCCAGGAAAACGTGCAAGAGAATAGGGCTGGAAATATAACTGTTATCTATGAAATTATTTGCAGGTCCAGGTTAGAGGATGACCAGATGTATGTTCTTACCAGAGCACCTTCTAGAAATATTCAGATGTAGAAATAAGAGTGTAGATAATAGTGGAAGTGTGGCTTTTGGGTTTCAGATGCAAGTCAACCATTCTGAGATGCTGATGCTGGGATGTAAAAAGTGGTGGACAGGTACCAGTTCCCCCACTACAGCAGGACTGATCTTTCTAAATAGCAATGTGTCACAAACAGATTTGTACAATATCAGGGCTATTTAAATGTTATCATTGATCATCTCCAAAgataaaccaaacaaaacagcGAAACTAAAACTAGATTGAAATAACTTTTGGGTTAACAGGAAGCCTGGAGGTGCTGAGGGATGACAGCTTGATAGGCAGTGGGGAAAACTCCAACTTGCCCATCAGTATGCTTAGAGAAAAGGCCAAAATCAGGCAAGTTTCGAGAAGGAATTGAGAAGGTTCCTCTCCAGCATGTAAAAAgatcaaatatttattattgtcaATCCACAAAGGAGACACTGAAACTCTTCAGTCATTTCACATAGTCTGTTCAATATCTTGCTCCTCTAAGAGCCATCAGTTTGCTGCTAGGGAAATCCACTGCCTTCCTCTGTTTGCATACTTTTGAGCTCAACACAGCAAATTACCACAAATGTTAACACCTTTTTCTTATATTAAACAGCAAGACATAATCAGCAGCACGTGGTAGCTCCTGACACTGCACACAAAATAAGTATTAAATGTGACCTATGCTGGTGTTATATTTCAAATGCTGGAACTGTGTAAATTAAACTGTATATCGAatcatttttcaattaaatatgcAGAAGCTTTTTCACTAGCAGCGAAAAGTTCTGATTATCCCAGTATTAAGTAAAAGCTCAAAGCCTGAATATAATCTTGACATCTAAGATCTAAAGGGATTTCAATCCCTTGTCTGCTCCTTCCTTTATGTGCAGGTTTGTGTTGCAGCTGcgcttttaattaatttgaaacAAATTACCGGTTTCATTGAAAATATCACACAATTCAGATCTCAATCGACATAAGCATTGGCAGAGGaatcaatgtgtttttttcatataaatgaacaaatatttaaaaaagaactgaGGTCCATTTGCTCCGGTAAATAAAGTAACAACTGCTGCCATGTAGCTGAAGGACttaggtttgaatcacacctcctgttGTAAAACCTCGacaaaggtatttaccctgaagagGCAACTAACAGAGCTCCAAAGAGGCCACATAGTTGATGCAAAATTTGCTATTCCACTCACAattgcacaaaacaaaatcatacCCATTGTAAAACTACTCATTAAGCCACCAGTCTGCAAACCACCATTCACCCAAGACATTCGAATACCAGTACTTGTATTTAGTACTCACCACTTTCAGCTGAAATGTGTCCCAGATGTATTGACACAATTTAGTATTCTAAGCTGCATATATAAATGACATCAGTGCCGTAACCTATTTGCTGGACAGTGTAAAACTGTAGAGTTCTGCATCTTGGGTTTGTTAGGATTCAGACAATGGATATAGAGCAGAAATAACTGAACTGCCTATTGAACAGaaacatgaaatgtatttttataaggAAAGAATGCCAAAGGCAAACTGAAGAAATTGCAAGTCATTTCAATGTAAATGCGATATCCTCACTTGTTTTTACAAGGCACACCACAAAGGCTGTACCTGTATCTGTATGTCGCCCACAGAACGGCTGTTCTCAGTAATCTACCAAAATCTTTAATCCaccaaaattttcaaaaacaaaatgcggCCGGGCCTGTAACAGTGTGGGAAGGCATCTCATAGAAGTCATTAGATCCACTGACTGCTCTGCATGGTTATACACTGCCTGGTCAAAAAAAGTCACACGCTCTAAT includes:
- the LOC108940190 gene encoding uncharacterized protein LOC108940190 isoform X1, with translation MERVAEMPNNGVLSLPHRLSLSPPTGFSIAGLSSTPRKRQVRFSARHDILLLREVIAQNPFASKEPGRIWAKVGEIITAALQDESFEVDARRCRERTSLLLDYYKKQDFASLRRFGTERLYAQKEDLLHEVLELEAEKGLQGSGESKYQDEELRKRAIEELSLAEPDKPSVIANQTVPPAVAPTPDPEEQEELVDLAAPTAKRPCQCCCQTYSEILSFLEKRSEAEQRLREEEMALRREELEIQRSKIALERERLGAERKERERRFELESQERQVILDLLKEKVLKS
- the LOC108940190 gene encoding scaffold attachment factor B1 isoform X2, with protein sequence MERVAEMPNNGGFSIAGLSSTPRKRQVRFSARHDILLLREVIAQNPFASKEPGRIWAKVGEIITAALQDESFEVDARRCRERTSLLLDYYKKQDFASLRRFGTERLYAQKEDLLHEVLELEAEKGLQGSGESKYQDEELRKRAIEELSLAEPDKPSVIANQTVPPAVAPTPDPEEQEELVDLAAPTAKRPCQCCCQTYSEILSFLEKRSEAEQRLREEEMALRREELEIQRSKIALERERLGAERKERERRFELESQERQVILDLLKEKVLKS